In Arachis hypogaea cultivar Tifrunner chromosome 17, arahy.Tifrunner.gnm2.J5K5, whole genome shotgun sequence, a single window of DNA contains:
- the LOC112762426 gene encoding PRA1 family protein B3 translates to MSAPPTLPQSTNTAAAGAASQPPIATPAFRSFISRLSSSLRQGFSQRRPWTELADRSSFSKPESLTEAYSRIRKNFNYFRVNYVTLIVFALAVSLITHPFSLLVLLGLLASWCFLYLFRPADQPVILYGRTFNDKETLGLLTALTIFVVFLTSVGSLLISASMVGLAIVCAHGAFRMPEDLFLDEQEPGSTGLLSFLGGAATSAAAPVVSRV, encoded by the coding sequence ATGTCTGCCCCACCGACACTCCCCCAATCCACCAACACAGCCGCCGCAGGCGCTGCATCTCAGCCTCCCATAGCCACGCCTGCTTTCCGCTCCTTCATCTCCCGCCTGTCATCCTCTCTCCGCCAAGGCTTCTCCCAGCGCCGTCCGTGGACGGAGCTCGCCGATCGATCCTCCTTCTCGAAACCGGAATCCCTAACTGAAGCGTACTCAAGGATCCGCAAGAACTTCAACTACTTCCGCGTTAACTATGTAACCCTAATCGTGTTCGCGCTCGCGGTTTCGCTCATCACGCATCCGTTTTCGCTTCTCGTCCTCCTCGGACTCCTCGCGTCGTGGTGCTTCCTTTACCTCTTCCGCCCCGCAGACCAGCCGGTGATTCTCTATGGCCGCACCTTCAACGACAAGGAAACCCTTGGACTCCTCACCGCGCTCACCATCTTCGTCGTGTTCCTCACCAGCGTCGGGTCGCTCTTGATCTCGGCGTCAATGGTTGGATTGGCCATCGTGTGTGCTCACGGCGCGTTTAGAATGCCGGAAGATCTGTTTCTCGACGAACAGGAGCCAGGATCTACCGGACTTCTTTCGTTCCTCGGTGGCGCCGCCACTTCCGCCGCCGCTCCGGTAGTTTCGCGGGTGTAG
- the LOC112766242 gene encoding probable leucine-rich repeat receptor-like protein kinase IMK3, with product MDTTRENNNNNQVIYQLGMRNVAHWHHLKWLLFLILLLPLKPVLCDDHWDGVVVTQSNFLALQAFKQELIDPKGFLKSWNDSGYGACSGGWAGIKCAQGQVIVIQLPWKGLKGHITQKISQLQGLRKLSLHDNQIGGSIPSSLGLLPNLRGVQLFNNKLTGSVPPSLGSCPLLQSLDLSNNLLTGQIPYTLGNLTKLYWLNLSFNSFNGSIPSSLTSLPSLTFLSLQHNNLSGSIPNSWGGKNGFFKLQNLILDHNFLSGTIPSLGSLVELREVSLGNNNFSGEIPFEIGKLSRLKTLDFSNNAFNGSLPATISNLSSLTLLNVENNHFTSQIPEALGRLHNLSVLVLSRNQFVGHIPHSIGNISTLTRLDLSLNNISGEIPDSFANLASLNSFNVSYNNLSGPVPTLLANKFNSSSFVGNIQLCGYSPSNPCPSQAPSQGVIVPTPESSKQHHHKKLGIKDIILIVAGVLLVVLVTICCILLVCLIRKRSTSDAEQDRAATRATTTRTGKGISPPAGAGDVETGGENGGKLVHFDGPLAFTADDLLCATAEIMGKSTYGTVYKATLEDGSQAAVKRLREKITKSQREFESEVAVLGRIRHPNLLALRAYYMGPKGEKLLVFDYMPNGSLASFLHARGPETVIDWPTRMRIAQGMARGLFHLHSRENIIHGNLTSSNVLLDESTNAKIADYGLSRLMTAAANSNVIATAGALGYRAPELSKLKKANTKTDVYSLGVILLELLTGKPPGEAMNGVDLPQWVASIVKEEWTNEVFDVELMRDASTNGDELLNTLKLALHCVDPTPSARPEAQQVLQQLEEIRQEVVSASSGDDGGIPSTSE from the exons ATGGACACTACTAgagagaacaacaacaacaatcaa GTTATTTATCAACTTGGGATGAGAAATGTAGCACATTGGCACCATCTAAAGTGGTTGTTATTCCTGATTCTGCTGCTGCCATTGAAGCCAGTTTTGTGTGATGACCATTGGGATGGAGTGGTTGTCACACAATCAAACTTCTTAGCCCTTCAAGCATTCAAGCAAGAACTCATTGACCCAAAAGGCTTCTTGAAAAGCTGGAATGACAGTGGCTATGGAGCTTGTTCAGGTGGTTGGGCTGGAATCAAGTGTGCTCAAGGACAAGTCATTGTGATCCAGCTTCCATGGAAGGGTTTGAAGGGACACATCACTCAGAAAATTTCCCAACTTCAAGGCCTCAGAAAACTAAGTCTTCATGACAACCAAATTGGTGGTTCAATCCCTTCATCATTGGGGCTTCTTCCCAATCTAAGAGGTGTTCAACTCTTCAACAACAAGCTAACTGGTTCTGTTCCTCCTTCATTAGGTTCTTGTCCTTTGCTTCAATCTTTAGACCTCAGCAACAATTTACTCACTGGTCAAATCCCTTATACTCTTGGCAATTTAACCAAGCTTTATTGGCTCAACTTGAGCTTCAATTCCTTCAATGGTTCAATACCATCTAGCTTAACTAGTTTACCTTCTTTGACTTTCCTTTCTCTTCAACATAATAATCTCTCAGGTTCAATTCCTAACTCATGGGGTGGTAAAAATGGTTTCTTTAAGCTCCAGAATTTGATCTTAGATCACAACTTCTTGAGTGGAACCATTCCTTCTTTGGGAAGCCTAGTTGAACTCAGAGAGGTTTCTCTTGGTAATAACAATTTTAGTGGAGAAATACCATTTGAAATTGGAAAACTTTCTAGGCTCAAGACATTAGATTTTTCTAACAATGCATTCAATGGAAGCTTGCCTGCTACTATATCAAATTTATCCTCACTCACTCTGTTGAATGTAGAGAACAACCACTTTACTAGTCAAATCCCAGAAGCTTTAGGAAGATTACACAATCTTTCTGTTCTGGTGTTGAGTAGAAACCAATTTGTTGGCCACATTCCTCATAGTATTGGAAATATTTCAACACTTACGCGACTTGATTTGTCGCTGAATAACATCAGTGGCGAAATTCCAGATTCCTTTGCGAATCTAGCTAGTCTTAATTCCTTCAATGTTTCTTACAACAATCTATCTGGTCCTGTTCCCACATTACTTGCCAACAAATTTAACTCAAGCTCATTTGTGGGAAATATTCAATTATGTGGCTATAGCCCTTCAAATCCATGTCCTTCACAAGCTCCTTCACAAGGAGTCATAGTCCCAACTCCTGAATCATCTAAACAACATCATCATAAGAAACTAGGCATCAAAGACATAATTCTTATAGTGGCAGGGGTGCTCCTTGTAGTCCTGGTAACAATTTGCTGCATCCTGCTAGTCTGCCTTATCAGAAAAAGATCAACATCGGATGCGGAACAAGACCGGGCTGCAACGAGAGCTACCACAACAAGGACAGGGAAGGGAATCTCTCCTCCAGCTGGAGCCGGTGATGTCGAAACTGGTGGTGAGAATGGAGGGAAACTAGTCCATTTCGATGGACCATTGGCTTTTACGGCCGATGACCTCTTGTGTGCAACAGCAGAGATAATGGGAAAAAGCACCTATGGAACTGTCTACAAGGCTACATTGGAGGATGGAAGCCAAGCTGCAGTTAAGAGATTGAGGGAAAAGATCACAAAAAGTCAGAGAGAATTTGAGTCTGAAGTTGCTGTGTTAGGGAGAATTAGACATCCAAATCTTTTGGCCCTAAGAGCTTATTACATGGGACCCAAAGGAGAAAAGCTTCTTGTGTTTGATTACATGCCTAATGGAAGTCTTGCTTCCTTCTTACATG CCAGAGGACCAGAAACAGTGATTGATTGGCCAACAAGGATGAGAATAGCGCAGGGCATGGCACGCGGCTTGTTCCACCTTCACTCTCGTGAGAACATCATACATGGGAACCTCACCTCCAGCAATGTGTTGCTTGATGAGAGCACAAATGCCAAGATAGCTGACTATGGTCTTTCCAGGTTGATGACAGCTGCGGCTAACTCCAATGTGATTGCAACGGCCGGAGCATTGGGGTACCGGGCGCCGGAGCTTTCAAAGCTGAAGAAAGCCAACACGAAAACCGATGTATACAGCCTTGGCGTTATCTTGTTAGAACTCCTAACGGGTAAGCCACCGGGTGAGGCTATGAATGGTGTGGATTTGCCACAATGGGTTGCCTCTATTGTGAAGGAGGAGTGGACTAATGAGGTGTTTGATGTTGAGTTGATGAGGGATGCATCAACAAATGGGGATGAGTTGCTCAACACTTTGAAGCTTGCTTTGCACTGTGTTGATCCTACTCCGTCGGCGCGGCCAGAAGCACAGCAAGTGCTCCAGCAGCTGGAAGAGATTAGGCAAGAGGTAGTATCAGCCAGTTCTGGTGATGATGGAGGCATCCCTTCAACTAGCGAATGA
- the LOC112764570 gene encoding sorting nexin 2A, which translates to MMNHHDFQQDPDDDDGVMESLLLHDEPSNPLQPPPNPKPDHHHPLLPSTQSPKSPTTFNSFLDPPSYAEAIFTSFDSSSSSSSNGTNHSHHHNRNTLTDELPSRSGSGSVSDYLYIFVSDPQKEQETSASLVPGAATTFYTYLITTRTDLPEFGSSTSEFAVRRRFRDVVTLSDRLAESYRGYFVPVRPDKSTVESQVMQKQEFVEQRRAALEKYLRKLAAHPVIRRSEELRLFLEAKGRLPLQKSTDVASRMLDGAVKLPKQLFGSEVATAGELSEVVQPAKGGRDLLRIFKELKQSVTNDWGGSKPLVVEEDKEFLERKEKLVEFEQQLSGVSQQAESLVKHQQDMGETMGELGLAFVKLTKFETEEARFDSQRTRASDMRNVATAAVKASRLYRELNTQTIKHLDKLHEYLGTMLAVNNAFADRASALLTVQTLSSELASLNSRIEKLEVASSKIFGGDKSRMRKIEELKEAIRVTENAKTCADREYERIKENNRSELERINKERHDDFLSMLRGFVVNQAGYAEKMAAVWEKLAEETTAYSKEAAEL; encoded by the exons atgatgaaccaccacgATTTCCAACAAGACCCCGACGACGACGACGGCGTCATGGAATCCCTCCTCCTCCACGATGAACCCTCCAACCCCCTTCAACCgcccccaaaccctaaacccgatCACCACCACCCCTTACTCCCCTCCACCCAATCCCCCAAATCCCCCACCACCTTCAACTCCTTCCTCGACCCTCCCTCCTATGCTGAAGCCATCTTCACTTCATtcgattcttcttcttcctcctcctccaacGGCACCAACCACAGTCACCACCACAACCGTAACACTTTAACCGATGAACTCCCCTCCCGATCCGGATCCGGATCTGTTTCCGATTATCTCTACATCTTCGTCTCTGACCCTCAGAAGGAGCAGGAAACCTCTGCCTCCCTCGTCCCCGGCGCCGCCACCACCTTCTACACTTACCTCATCACCACCCGTACTGACCTCCCTGAATTCGGCAGCTCCACATCCGAGTTCGCCGTCCGCCGCCGCTTCCGTGACGTCGTTACTCTTTCCGATCGCCTCGCCGAGTCTTACCGCGGTTACTTTGTACCTGTCCGGCCCGACAAGAGCACAGTTGAGAGCCAG GTGATGCAGAAGCAGGAGTTTGTGGAGCAGAGGAGGGCGGCCCTGGAGAAGTACCTAAGGAAACTGGCTGCACACCCGGTAATCCGGCGGAGTGAGGAGCTGAGGCTGTTCTTGGAGGCAAAGGGAAGGCTGCCGCTGCAGAAGAGCACCGATGTGGCGTCACGGATGCTTGACGGGGCAGTGAAATTGCCAAAGCAGCTGTTTGGGAGTGAAGTTGCTACTGCAGGAGAATTGAGCGAGGTGGTGCAGCCTGCAAAGGGTGGGAGGGACTTGCTTAGGATTTTTAAGGAGCTGAAACAGTCTGTTACGAATGATTGGGGTGGGAGCAAGCCTTTGGTTGTGGAGGAGGATAAGGAGTTCTTGGAAAGGAAGGAAAAATTGGTAGAGTTTGAGCAACAACTTAGCGGTGTTTCTCAGCAG GCTGAGTCTCTTGTGAAGCATCAGCAGGACATGGGCGAGACAATGGGTGAACTAGGGTTGGCTTTTGTAAAACTTACCAAATTTGAGACAGAAGAAGCTAGATTTGATTCACAGAGAACACGGGCATCTGACATGAGGAACGTGGCAACTGCAGCTGTTAAAGCAAGCAGGTTATATAGAGAGCTTAACACACAAACAATTAAACATTTG GATAAACTACATGAATACCTTGGGACAATGCTGGCAGTCAACAATGCATTTGCTGACCGGGCAAGTGCATTGTTGACTGTTCAAACGCTCTCATCAGAACTAGCTTCTTTAAATTCAAGGATTGAGAAGCTTGAAGTTGCTTCATCAAAAATATTTGGAGGTGACAAATCTAGGATGCGAAAAATTGAAGAGTTGAAAGAAGCCATTAGAGTTACTGAGAATGCCAAAACATGTGCAGATAGAGAGTATGAACGAATAAAG GAAAATAATAGGAGCGAGCTTGAAAGAATCAACAAAGAGAGGCATGATGACTTTTTAAGCATGCTGCGAGGATTTGTCGTTAATCAA GCTGGCTATGCGGAGAAGATGGCGGCTGTGTGGGAGAAGCTTGCAGAAGAGACTACTGCATACTCCAAAGAAGCAGCTGAATTGTAG